The Microbacterium sp. SORGH_AS_0862 genome has a segment encoding these proteins:
- a CDS encoding metallophosphoesterase, whose protein sequence is MTGNPSRSALTAVAAVGAVGVGAAVWGVGVERYLFTLREHTLPILPAGARELRVLHLSDAHMAPWQHRKQEWIARLAELEPDLVVNTGDNLGHAEGLAGIRHAFAGLRGVPGVYVHGSNDLYAPSPRNPLRYFTGPSKAHRSAESLDTGALDRFLTEELGWHALDNTATTLEVAGLRIDAFGVNDAHRRWDDTAALIPMRAEQRAAGEADLVLGVTHAPYRRVLDAFVDLDADLLLAGHTHGGQVRIPFSRSALVANCDIPLDQARGLSTWVHGGRRVPLNVSAGIGHSIFAPVRFGCRPEASLLTLVPVA, encoded by the coding sequence TTGACCGGCAATCCGAGCCGTTCCGCCCTCACCGCTGTCGCAGCGGTGGGGGCGGTCGGCGTCGGCGCCGCGGTGTGGGGCGTCGGGGTCGAGCGGTACCTGTTCACGTTGCGCGAGCACACTCTGCCCATCCTGCCTGCGGGCGCGCGCGAGCTGCGCGTACTCCACCTGTCCGATGCTCATATGGCGCCGTGGCAGCACCGTAAGCAGGAGTGGATCGCCCGCCTTGCGGAGCTCGAACCCGACCTCGTCGTCAACACGGGCGACAACCTCGGCCACGCGGAGGGCCTCGCCGGCATCCGCCACGCCTTCGCAGGTCTGCGGGGCGTACCCGGCGTGTACGTTCACGGCTCGAACGATCTGTACGCGCCGTCTCCCCGCAATCCGTTGCGTTACTTCACGGGGCCGTCGAAGGCGCACCGCTCGGCGGAGTCCCTCGACACGGGCGCCCTCGATCGCTTCCTCACCGAAGAGCTCGGCTGGCACGCGCTCGACAACACCGCGACGACGCTCGAGGTGGCGGGGCTGCGCATCGACGCGTTCGGCGTGAACGATGCCCACCGACGCTGGGACGACACGGCAGCCCTCATTCCGATGCGCGCCGAACAGCGCGCAGCCGGCGAGGCGGATCTCGTGCTGGGCGTGACGCACGCGCCGTACCGGCGGGTGCTCGACGCCTTCGTCGACCTCGACGCCGATCTGCTGCTGGCGGGGCACACGCACGGCGGTCAGGTCCGCATCCCGTTCTCGCGCTCCGCGCTCGTCGCGAACTGCGACATCCCGCTCGATCAGGCCCGAGGTCTCAGCACCTGGGTGCACGGCGGCCGCCGCGTGCCGTTGAATGTGAGCGCCGGCATCGGCCACTCGATCTTCGCGCCGGTGCGCTTCGGCTGCCGCCCGGAGGCTTCGCTGTTGACGCTGGTCCCCGTCGCCTGA
- a CDS encoding transglycosylase domain-containing protein, which yields MPDKKRTATGVLSGLAGLVGLSVVAGVLITATVTPAIAVTGAATSQAIKLFDNMPNYLEIDDIMEPSTIYWKDGTGNYAPQTSFYDQNRSPVTFDQIATVMYDAILSSEDPRYYDHGGVDLIGTTRAVLSNLEGGGNTQGGSTISQQYVKNILIQRCEWNAQSEDERQSCFLQATDSSGSSGIERKLQEMRYAIGLEQKYSKNDILLGYLNIANFGGITYGIDAAARYYFGVPASNLNLSQAATLAGIVQNPNTYRIDQPNRETNGAADGYALTKKRQTYVLDRMLSDGKITQEQHDAAVAEPITPVITQPTTGCAATSAPYFCQYVVSVVKNDPAFGETAEDRALALRRGGLQIYTSLEPNIQYTASTTMSENAPQYVSGIDFGAATASIETSTGRILAISQNTQFSEEANAGQGYSSLVYAGDSTFGSSGGFQAGSTFKLFTLVDWLEQGRSVNEVLDGRMRVFKNFTNSCTGNIVNSTPINNFGKVGGSVGTPMAFTAQSLNTGYLAMAAELDMCDIAKVAKKMGVTKGNGSDITMENPSEVIGVDNVSPIAMAGAYATVANNGVYCQPQAIDRVTDASGNELPRPERTCTQVISPQVAATAAYALRGVMNGGTGSGANPYDGTQLIGKTGTHEGLQTWMIESSTRVTNAAWVGTVQGENDMFGRGLQNIRYTLAKALQRTADQVFPADNFPDPDPNLTKRVLKELPNVVGQTIDQAQTTLQGAGFEVTVGDPVDSDQPTNIVAAQSPGAGQVAGGTTVTISPSNGQGATVPAVSGKVQDAQKTLQDAGFTSIALGTCTPDDKLPDNESRATGTNPAAGTAVNRGSQILINYSKKSC from the coding sequence ATGCCCGATAAGAAACGCACGGCCACCGGTGTGCTCTCTGGCCTCGCCGGACTCGTCGGCCTGAGCGTCGTCGCCGGTGTTCTCATCACCGCCACGGTCACGCCCGCCATCGCCGTCACCGGCGCCGCGACATCGCAAGCCATCAAGCTGTTCGACAACATGCCGAACTACCTCGAGATCGACGACATCATGGAGCCGTCGACGATCTACTGGAAGGACGGCACGGGCAACTACGCCCCGCAGACCTCCTTCTACGACCAGAACCGTTCGCCGGTGACGTTCGACCAGATCGCGACCGTCATGTACGACGCGATCCTCTCGAGCGAGGACCCCCGGTACTACGACCACGGTGGCGTCGACCTGATCGGCACCACACGCGCCGTGCTCTCGAACCTCGAGGGCGGCGGCAACACGCAGGGCGGATCGACGATCAGCCAGCAGTACGTGAAGAACATCCTCATCCAGCGCTGCGAGTGGAACGCGCAGAGCGAGGACGAGCGGCAGTCCTGCTTCCTGCAGGCGACGGACTCCTCGGGTTCGAGCGGTATCGAGCGCAAGCTCCAGGAGATGCGCTACGCGATCGGTCTCGAGCAGAAGTACTCGAAGAACGACATCCTGCTCGGCTACCTCAACATCGCCAACTTCGGTGGAATCACCTACGGCATCGACGCCGCCGCCCGCTACTACTTCGGCGTTCCGGCGTCCAACCTCAACCTCAGCCAGGCGGCGACGCTTGCGGGCATCGTGCAGAACCCGAACACGTACCGCATCGATCAGCCGAACCGCGAGACCAACGGCGCGGCCGACGGCTACGCCCTCACCAAGAAGCGCCAGACGTACGTGCTCGATCGGATGCTCTCCGACGGCAAGATCACGCAGGAGCAGCACGACGCCGCGGTGGCCGAGCCGATCACGCCGGTGATCACGCAGCCGACCACAGGGTGCGCCGCGACCAGCGCGCCGTACTTCTGCCAGTACGTGGTTTCCGTCGTGAAGAACGACCCCGCCTTCGGCGAGACGGCCGAGGATCGCGCGCTCGCTCTGCGCCGCGGTGGCCTCCAGATCTACACGTCGCTCGAGCCCAACATCCAGTACACGGCTTCGACGACGATGTCCGAGAACGCGCCGCAGTACGTCTCCGGTATCGACTTCGGTGCCGCCACCGCGAGCATCGAGACCTCCACGGGCCGTATCCTCGCCATCTCGCAGAACACGCAGTTCTCCGAGGAGGCGAACGCGGGACAGGGTTACAGCTCGCTCGTGTACGCGGGTGACAGCACCTTCGGAAGCTCCGGCGGATTCCAGGCAGGTTCGACGTTCAAGCTGTTCACGCTGGTCGACTGGCTCGAACAGGGTCGGTCCGTCAACGAGGTACTCGACGGCCGGATGCGGGTGTTCAAGAACTTCACCAACTCGTGCACCGGCAACATCGTCAACAGCACCCCGATCAACAACTTCGGCAAGGTGGGAGGCTCCGTCGGCACGCCGATGGCGTTCACCGCACAGTCGCTGAACACGGGTTATCTCGCGATGGCGGCGGAGCTCGACATGTGCGACATCGCCAAGGTCGCCAAGAAGATGGGCGTCACCAAGGGCAACGGCAGCGACATCACCATGGAGAACCCCTCTGAGGTGATCGGCGTCGACAACGTCTCGCCCATCGCCATGGCCGGCGCCTACGCCACCGTCGCCAACAACGGCGTCTACTGCCAGCCGCAGGCCATCGACCGCGTGACCGACGCTTCCGGCAACGAGCTTCCTCGGCCGGAGCGCACCTGCACGCAGGTCATCTCGCCCCAGGTCGCCGCCACGGCCGCCTACGCCCTGCGCGGCGTCATGAACGGTGGAACCGGCTCGGGCGCGAACCCCTACGACGGAACCCAGCTCATCGGTAAGACGGGCACGCACGAGGGCCTGCAGACCTGGATGATCGAGTCGAGCACGCGCGTCACCAACGCAGCCTGGGTCGGCACTGTCCAGGGCGAGAACGACATGTTCGGCCGTGGTCTGCAGAACATCCGCTACACACTGGCCAAGGCGTTGCAGCGCACCGCCGATCAGGTCTTCCCCGCGGACAACTTCCCCGATCCCGACCCCAACCTCACCAAGCGGGTCCTCAAGGAGCTGCCGAACGTCGTCGGCCAGACGATCGACCAGGCGCAGACCACCCTCCAGGGGGCAGGGTTCGAGGTGACCGTCGGCGACCCCGTCGACTCCGACCAGCCGACGAACATCGTCGCCGCGCAGAGCCCGGGCGCCGGACAGGTCGCGGGCGGCACGACCGTCACGATCAGCCCCAGCAACGGCCAGGGCGCGACCGTTCCTGCCGTGAGCGGCAAGGTGCAGGACGCGCAGAAGACGCTCCAGGATGCGGGATTCACCTCGATCGCGCTGGGAACCTGTACCCCGGACGACAAGCTGCCCGACAACGAGAGCCGCGCCACCGGCACCAACCCCGCCGCAGGCACGGCCGTCAACCGCGGTTCGCAGATCCTGATCAACTACTCCAAGAAGAGCTGTTGA
- a CDS encoding RidA family protein, whose translation MSTVSERLAELGIDLPEVVPPVASYIPAKAFGDLVHTAGQLPFVGEQLPATGKVGEGEGLVAPEDAATYARQSALNAVAAAAAAVGGVDRLTGVLKVTGFVSSVPEFTGQPGVINGASNVLAEIFGESGRHARSAVGVPVLPLDSPVEVEVVFTVA comes from the coding sequence ATGAGCACGGTGTCCGAGCGACTCGCGGAACTGGGGATCGACCTGCCGGAGGTCGTGCCGCCCGTTGCGTCCTACATCCCCGCGAAGGCCTTTGGCGACCTCGTGCACACCGCCGGCCAGTTGCCGTTCGTGGGGGAACAGCTCCCTGCGACGGGCAAGGTCGGCGAGGGCGAGGGTCTGGTCGCGCCCGAGGATGCCGCGACGTACGCGCGTCAGTCCGCGCTGAACGCGGTGGCCGCGGCCGCAGCAGCTGTCGGCGGGGTGGACCGTCTGACCGGTGTGCTCAAGGTCACAGGATTCGTGTCGTCGGTGCCGGAGTTCACCGGACAGCCCGGCGTGATCAACGGGGCCAGCAACGTGCTCGCCGAGATCTTCGGTGAGTCCGGTCGTCATGCCCGCTCCGCCGTGGGCGTGCCCGTGCTCCCGCTCGACAGCCCCGTCGAGGTCGAGGTCGTCTTCACCGTCGCCTGA
- the acs gene encoding acetate--CoA ligase, whose translation MSSQIDHLLNETRRFAPSAEFAASAVATAELYERAASDREGFWAEQARELHWHTPFSEVLDWSSPPFARWFGDGELNVAYNCLDRHVLAGNGDRVALLWEGEPGDERRVTYAELTEEVKRTANVLTELGIGEGDRVALYLPMIPEAVAAMLAVARVGAIHSVVFGGFSADSLRARIDDAGAKLVITADGGYRKGKVSPLKPAVDQALADRGSGLQETVEHVLVVRRGGNDVDWTPGRDIWWHDAVASASAEHEAKPFGAENPLFILYTSGTTGKPKGILHTSGGYLTQAAYTHRSVFDLHPERDVYWCTADIGWITGHSYVTYGPLANGATQVIYEGTPDSPHPGRWWEIVEKYGVTILYTAPTAIRSFMKIGRQVPQEFDLSSLRLLGSVGEPINPEAWMWYRNVIGAERTPIVDTWWQTETGAIMISALPGVTETKPGSAQVPLPGISVDVVDESGEEVGNDAGGLLVVTEPWPSMLRGIWGDPDRFVETYWEKFADRGYYFAGDGARRDEDGDIWLLGRVDDVMNVSGHRLSTAEIESALVGNEAVAEAAVVGASDETTGQAVVSFVIIKESYLRQHSPEGLVQTLRAWVGEQIGPIARPRDVYIVTELPKTRSGKIMRRLLRDVAEGREVGDTTTLADTMVMSTIQAKLSTK comes from the coding sequence ATGAGCAGCCAGATCGACCACCTGCTGAACGAGACCCGTCGTTTCGCCCCCAGCGCCGAGTTCGCAGCGAGCGCGGTCGCCACCGCCGAGCTCTACGAGCGGGCGGCGTCGGACCGAGAAGGCTTCTGGGCCGAGCAGGCACGCGAACTCCACTGGCACACGCCATTCTCAGAGGTGCTCGACTGGTCGAGCCCGCCCTTCGCCCGGTGGTTCGGCGACGGTGAGCTCAACGTGGCCTACAACTGCCTCGACCGCCACGTGCTCGCCGGCAACGGCGACCGCGTCGCGCTGCTGTGGGAAGGCGAGCCCGGCGACGAGCGCCGCGTCACCTACGCGGAGCTGACCGAGGAGGTCAAGCGCACCGCCAATGTGCTGACGGAGCTGGGCATCGGCGAGGGCGACCGCGTCGCGCTCTATCTGCCGATGATCCCCGAAGCGGTCGCGGCGATGCTCGCGGTGGCGCGGGTCGGCGCGATCCACTCGGTCGTCTTCGGCGGGTTCTCCGCGGACAGCCTTCGGGCACGCATCGACGACGCCGGCGCGAAGCTCGTGATCACCGCGGACGGCGGCTACCGCAAGGGGAAGGTCTCGCCCTTGAAGCCCGCGGTGGACCAGGCCCTCGCCGACCGGGGGTCGGGCCTGCAGGAGACGGTCGAGCACGTGCTCGTCGTGCGCCGCGGCGGCAACGATGTGGACTGGACGCCGGGGCGCGACATCTGGTGGCACGACGCGGTGGCATCAGCGTCCGCCGAGCACGAGGCGAAGCCGTTCGGCGCCGAGAACCCGCTCTTCATCCTCTACACCTCCGGCACGACCGGAAAGCCGAAGGGCATCCTCCACACTTCCGGCGGGTACCTCACGCAAGCCGCGTACACGCACCGCAGCGTGTTCGATCTGCATCCCGAGCGCGACGTCTACTGGTGCACCGCCGACATCGGCTGGATCACCGGTCACAGCTACGTCACGTACGGCCCGCTCGCGAACGGCGCCACGCAGGTGATCTACGAGGGCACGCCCGATTCGCCGCATCCCGGCCGCTGGTGGGAGATCGTCGAGAAGTACGGCGTCACGATCCTCTACACCGCGCCCACCGCCATCCGCTCGTTCATGAAGATCGGGCGCCAGGTGCCGCAGGAGTTCGACCTCTCCTCGCTGCGGCTGCTCGGCTCCGTCGGCGAACCCATCAACCCCGAGGCGTGGATGTGGTACCGCAACGTGATCGGCGCCGAGCGCACTCCGATCGTGGACACCTGGTGGCAGACCGAGACCGGCGCCATCATGATCTCGGCCCTCCCCGGCGTCACCGAGACCAAGCCCGGATCGGCGCAGGTGCCGCTCCCCGGGATCTCGGTGGACGTCGTCGACGAGTCGGGCGAGGAGGTCGGCAACGACGCCGGCGGACTGCTCGTGGTCACCGAGCCGTGGCCCAGCATGCTGCGCGGCATCTGGGGCGACCCCGACCGCTTCGTCGAGACGTACTGGGAGAAGTTCGCCGACCGCGGCTACTACTTCGCCGGAGACGGCGCCCGCCGCGACGAGGACGGCGACATCTGGCTGCTCGGCCGCGTCGACGACGTGATGAACGTCTCCGGACACCGCCTCTCGACGGCGGAGATCGAATCGGCGCTCGTCGGCAACGAAGCGGTCGCCGAGGCCGCTGTCGTCGGAGCAAGCGACGAGACCACGGGCCAGGCCGTCGTGTCGTTCGTGATCATCAAGGAGAGCTACCTGCGCCAGCACTCCCCCGAGGGGCTCGTCCAGACCCTGCGCGCCTGGGTCGGTGAGCAGATCGGCCCGATCGCCCGCCCGCGCGACGTCTACATCGTCACCGAGCTGCCCAAGACCCGCAGCGGCAAGATCATGCGACGCCTGCTCCGCGACGTCGCCGAGGGGCGCGAGGTCGGCGACACGACGACCCTCGCCGACACGATGGTGATGTCCACCATCCAGGCCAAGCTCTCGACGAAGTAA
- a CDS encoding TadA family conjugal transfer-associated ATPase, giving the protein MPQPFVVAPRRAPASGGAATQSVDSEPEASSPALDGLSVTAWDPVRVHLGDPHVTDIFINGAHGLFVDRGRGAEQVPHWHATEGEVREIATGLIARGGRHIDDATPCVDVRLEGGVRVHAVLPPVSADGTTISIRVPRRQLGSLAALREAGMLDARSERALQRLVDARENLLVTGAAGSGKTTLLAALLSSAPERERIVTIEDVAELRIRHPHHVRLEARQANLEGAGGIDLARLVREALRMRPDRLVVGECRGAEVRELLTALNTGHDGGAGTLHANGIDDVPARLEALGALAGLDDIALARQVVSAIGVVIHVARDGGGVRRVAGIARPVLVDRRLGMEPIPWG; this is encoded by the coding sequence ATGCCGCAGCCCTTCGTCGTCGCTCCGCGGCGCGCACCCGCATCCGGCGGGGCCGCGACGCAGTCGGTCGACAGCGAGCCGGAGGCCTCGTCGCCGGCGCTCGACGGGCTTTCCGTCACGGCGTGGGATCCGGTGCGGGTGCATCTGGGCGACCCCCACGTCACCGACATCTTCATCAACGGCGCGCATGGTCTCTTCGTGGATCGCGGCCGCGGCGCCGAGCAGGTGCCGCACTGGCACGCGACGGAGGGCGAGGTCCGCGAGATCGCGACCGGCCTCATCGCGCGGGGCGGTCGGCACATCGACGATGCGACGCCCTGCGTCGACGTACGGCTCGAGGGCGGTGTGCGGGTGCACGCGGTGCTTCCACCCGTCAGCGCGGACGGCACGACGATCTCGATCCGTGTTCCGCGGCGTCAGCTGGGATCCTTGGCCGCCCTGCGCGAGGCGGGCATGCTCGATGCCCGAAGCGAGCGCGCGCTGCAGCGGCTCGTCGACGCCCGCGAGAACCTCCTGGTGACGGGAGCGGCGGGCAGCGGCAAGACCACCCTCCTGGCCGCGCTTCTCTCGTCCGCCCCGGAGCGCGAGCGGATCGTGACGATCGAGGATGTGGCGGAGCTCCGCATCCGTCACCCGCACCATGTCCGTCTCGAGGCGCGGCAGGCCAACCTCGAGGGAGCCGGCGGCATCGATCTCGCGCGCCTGGTGCGCGAGGCGCTGCGGATGCGGCCGGACCGGCTCGTGGTCGGGGAGTGCCGCGGCGCCGAGGTGCGCGAGCTGCTGACGGCATTGAACACCGGACACGACGGGGGAGCCGGCACGCTCCACGCCAACGGCATCGACGATGTACCGGCGCGACTGGAAGCGCTGGGGGCGCTCGCAGGCCTCGACGACATCGCGCTCGCGCGCCAGGTGGTCAGTGCGATCGGCGTCGTCATCCACGTCGCCCGTGACGGCGGCGGCGTGCGGCGCGTCGCGGGCATCGCGCGTCCGGTCCTGGTCGACCGGCGACTGGGGATGGAGCCGATCCCATGGGGCTGA
- a CDS encoding type II secretion system F family protein, with protein MGLIARRRPAPDKVGDAAQRLAVLLRTGISPASAWGFLAATGDEDAAAVHAAHTGGEAIPGAIAARGDRWRPLAATWRVATAVGAPLAESLRAVAAAVRDAQECRDEVRVALAEPAATARLMAWLPLVSIGLGVALGFDTIGVLTGSPIGIGCLIAGLALMIVARVWTRALTRRATPPPAMPGLHAELVAIALSGGVSIERARALADPEVETTDEGLDALLELSRSAGVPAVEMLRAGASLARHRARTDGRMRAAGLGAALLLPLGVCILPAFLLLGVAPMLMSVLGASALPL; from the coding sequence ATGGGGCTGATCGCACGGCGTCGCCCCGCTCCCGACAAGGTGGGGGATGCGGCCCAGCGCTTGGCGGTGCTGCTGCGCACCGGCATCTCGCCGGCGTCGGCGTGGGGGTTCCTCGCCGCGACCGGCGACGAGGACGCCGCTGCCGTCCACGCGGCGCACACGGGTGGCGAGGCGATCCCGGGAGCCATCGCCGCCCGAGGCGACCGGTGGCGTCCGCTGGCCGCGACCTGGCGCGTGGCCACCGCCGTCGGCGCTCCGCTCGCCGAGAGTCTCCGGGCCGTCGCCGCCGCGGTGCGCGACGCGCAGGAGTGCCGCGACGAGGTGCGCGTCGCCCTCGCCGAACCCGCGGCGACCGCGCGGCTGATGGCCTGGTTGCCGCTCGTGTCCATCGGTCTCGGCGTCGCGCTCGGCTTCGACACGATCGGTGTCCTCACGGGCAGCCCGATCGGTATCGGATGCCTCATCGCGGGTCTCGCCCTGATGATCGTGGCCCGCGTCTGGACCCGTGCGCTCACCCGCCGTGCGACACCTCCTCCCGCGATGCCGGGCCTGCACGCCGAGCTCGTCGCGATCGCGCTGTCGGGCGGTGTCTCGATCGAGCGCGCCCGCGCCCTGGCCGATCCGGAGGTCGAGACCACCGACGAGGGGCTCGACGCACTGCTGGAGCTCTCGCGCTCCGCCGGAGTCCCCGCCGTCGAGATGCTCCGCGCCGGCGCGTCGCTCGCGCGACACCGCGCCCGCACGGACGGCCGGATGCGGGCGGCCGGACTCGGCGCCGCGCTCCTGCTGCCGCTGGGCGTCTGCATCCTTCCCGCCTTCCTGCTGCTGGGGGTCGCGCCGATGCTCATGAGCGTGCTCGGTGCCTCCGCGCTCCCGCTGTGA
- a CDS encoding DUF4244 domain-containing protein has protein sequence MTPTARAHGRLPALTRRRATELFGDESGAATAEYAIATMAAVAFAGLLVVIMRSDEVRGILEDLVRRALTVE, from the coding sequence ATGACACCCACCGCCAGAGCCCACGGCCGGCTTCCCGCTCTCACCCGCCGACGCGCGACAGAGCTCTTCGGAGACGAGTCCGGAGCGGCCACGGCCGAGTACGCGATCGCGACGATGGCCGCCGTCGCCTTCGCTGGGCTTCTCGTCGTCATCATGCGGTCCGACGAGGTGCGCGGGATCCTGGAGGATCTCGTGCGCCGCGCGCTCACGGTCGAATGA
- a CDS encoding TadE family type IV pilus minor pilin — MRSRLGDRGSAAAEFAVAVPAVLLVLTLGIGGLAAASAQVRLQDAAADAARLASRGENAARALGVLSSAVSGASGTIGEEGDLVCVTASAPAPLPAITLSARSCALSGGR; from the coding sequence ATGAGATCCCGGCTCGGCGATCGCGGCTCGGCCGCGGCGGAGTTCGCGGTCGCCGTGCCGGCTGTGCTGCTGGTGCTGACCCTCGGCATCGGAGGGCTCGCCGCCGCATCCGCTCAGGTGCGCCTGCAGGACGCCGCGGCCGACGCGGCGCGGCTGGCGTCGCGCGGTGAGAATGCCGCGCGGGCACTCGGAGTCCTGAGCAGCGCCGTCTCGGGCGCGAGCGGCACGATCGGGGAGGAGGGTGATCTCGTGTGCGTGACGGCGTCGGCCCCCGCGCCGCTGCCCGCGATCACGCTCAGCGCCCGCTCGTGCGCCCTCTCGGGTGGGCGCTGA
- a CDS encoding Rv3654c family TadE-like protein: MPGTAATVGMIGALAALVAGLGMVGAASVHAQRLSAATDAAALAAADAASGAVTGIPCERAAQLAATASAEVVSCEVEGLIATVRLSSAFGPFPAQAAARAGPAPEPRDDG, encoded by the coding sequence ATGCCCGGCACGGCGGCGACGGTGGGCATGATCGGCGCGCTCGCCGCTCTCGTCGCGGGTCTCGGCATGGTCGGCGCGGCGAGCGTGCATGCGCAACGATTGTCGGCGGCGACGGATGCGGCGGCGCTCGCCGCGGCGGACGCCGCATCCGGTGCCGTCACGGGGATTCCGTGCGAGCGCGCCGCCCAGCTGGCGGCCACCGCATCCGCGGAGGTCGTATCCTGCGAGGTGGAGGGTCTCATCGCGACCGTGCGTCTCAGCAGCGCTTTCGGTCCGTTCCCCGCCCAGGCCGCAGCCCGCGCGGGTCCCGCGCCCGAGCCGCGCGACGACGGGTGA